The genomic DNA TGTAGGCCATGCCGCCGAGTGCCGGCACCAGCAGCGGGATGAACAGCCAGCGTTGGTAGATACGGTCGCTTTCAAAAGCGAAGATGAAGGTCAGTAGATAAAGAGTGAGCGGCAGAATCCACAGCAAAGGAATGGGAGCTACGTTCTCGCTCATGTGGTTGGTGATGGAAACCAGCAGCACGGACGCGCAGGCAGCGAGAACGACCCAGAAGATCAGTTGCCATGCCGTGGGCCTCTCGGTGGCCTCACCATTGGTGTTTACTTCAGTGGCGAAACTGGTTTCGACAGACTCCCGGCTCACCCATGCTGTGAATGCGCAGACCGCGGCGAATACAACGTACACGCCGGTCCAGGTGTACGCCTGGGGGCGCGTACCAAGCCGCGGTTCCACCAGAAACGGATAGCTGACCAGCGCCAGCATGGAGCCGAAATTGGAGAGCGCAAACAAACGGTAAGGAACGCTGGAACCGGTGCGGCGCACAAACCAGGCCTGCAGCAGAGGGCTGGTCGAGGAGAGCAAGAAATACGGCAGGCCGATGGTCGCGGCCAGCAGCAGCAGAATCCGCAGCGTCGGGTCGCCCGCCTCCGTGGGCCGCCAGGAAGGCGACGGCAGAATCGGCAGCAGCAAGCAACTCACGGCGAGGAGCGCCAGATGGAGCTGCATTTGCGCGCGGGATTTCAAGAAGCGGATCGAGAGATGCGCATAGGCATAGCCGCCCAAAAGCAGGAGCTGGAAAAACAGCATGCTGGCGCTCCACACCGCTGCCGAGCCCCCGAACCAGGGCAGGATGATTTTGGCAATGAGCGGCTGCACCTGAAAGAGAAGGAACGCGCTTAGGAAAATGGTGACAGCGTAAAGGGTCATGTAAGGCGGTTTATTTAATGATAGTGATGATATTGCTGAAGTCGTCGGTCCAGGCGGGGAATCCGGCTTTGGGGAGCAGGGGGCTGACAATGCTGCCGTCGTCTTCACCAAAATGCCGTGTCTCAAAAAAGTCTTGATTCGGAGCCAGGACCACCCACGTCGTACCCGTGTAGTAGGGCTGCAAAATGCCGTCGTCTTCAATGACACGGCCGTGCCAGCCGAGGGCGGCCATGTTCTGCGCGACCACGGGTTTCAGATCCAGATAGCGGTTGGAAATATGCATCGCCAGCACTCCGCCGGGCTTCAAGTGGCGCAGATACACCTGGTAGGCTTCACGCGTCAGCAAATGCATGGGAACGGCATCGCTCGAGAAGGCATCGAGAGTCAGCAGGTCCAAATTCTCGTTGGGCATGGCTTCCAGCACCAGCCGCGCGTCGCCCATGTAAACTTCTGGTTTCGTGCGGCAGCCCTTGAGGAAACCGAACTGGTGGGACGCGACATCCAGCACCTGGGAATTGATCTCGTAGTAATGCAGGGTGTCCCCCGGGCGCGCCAAAGTGGCCGTGACGCCCGCACCGAGTCCGATCACGCCGATGCGTACCGGGCCCCTGGTGTCGTGCAGCGCGCGGATCACGCGATTGATACCTGACGTTGGTCCGAAATAAGAAGTCGGAATATGACCCTTGTCATCTTCTTTGAGCTGCGTGCCGTGGTCGATGGTTCCATGAACCAGAACGCGCTGGGCGGGAGTTCCCTTGTCGGCCGCGTCGTCACGCACGTGCATCACGCCGTAGAAATTGCGCACGGAGCGCACGTAGTGGCGGTCTTTTTTCCAATCGGTATAACCGAGATAAGTGGCGAATCCCAGCGTCGCGAGCACGAGCCCGGCGCGCATCCAGATGGGCTGGGGAACGCCCGGAGTGCGATTCCATAACACACAGGTCACCAGCGCCGCACATCCCACCAGGGCGATGGGGAACTCCGAATAGTCGTGAAACAGACGCGGTGAAAGCAGGGCCACAAACAGGCCGCCGATGGCTCCGCCGATCGAGATCATCAGGTAGAACTGCGTGAGATGGCGCGGATGCGGACGGCGGCGCGCTAGCTCGCCGTGGCATACCATACAGCACACAAATAACGAGCCGCACAGCGCGAGAACCAGTCTCTTGATGTCCTCATTGTTTTCATACAGCCTGATTCCCCAGGTCAGTGCGCCCAGCGCCATGGGGAACAGCGGCAGGAACAGCCAGCGCGGATACAGCCGGTCGCTTTCAAAACACAGGATGAAGCTGAGCAGATACAGGCTCAAGGGCGCGACCCACAACAGCGGAATCGGCGCAACGTTCTGCGTGAGGTGGCTGGTCACGGCCAGCAAGAGGACCGAAGCACACGCCGCCAGGCCGATCCACAGCAGTTGGTCGGCGAGGCCAGGGGCGTCGCTTTCGTCACCCGCTTCCGCGTGTATCGGCGCATCCCCTCCGCGCGATCTCCATGCAGCCAGCGCGCAGGCAGCGGCGAACGCCGCGAAACCCCACGACCACGTGACGCCCTGCAAGTGCAGCGGCATCCTGGGTTCGATTAGTGTTGGATAGCTGATGAGCGCCAGCATCGATCCGAAATTGGAAAGCGCAAACAAACGGTACGGCACCGCACCGTGACGGGCGCGCACGAACCAGGCTTGCAATAGAGGACTGGTCGCCGAAAGCAGCATGTAGGGCAGACCGATGGTCGCGGCCAGCAGGATCAGGATTCGCGGCGTGGGATCGGCGGCGCCCGTGGCTTTCCACACGGGATTGGGAATGATCGGCAGGGTCAGAAGGCTCACCGCCAGTAACGCAGTGTGCGTCCAGAATTGCTGCTTGGGTTTCAAAAACCGGATGACGAGGTAAGCGTAAAAGTACCCCGCCAGCAGCAGGAGCTGGAAAAATAGCAGCGCCGCGCTCCACACCGCCGCCGAACCGCCGAACCACGGCAGAATGAACTTCGCGATGAGAGGCTGGACCTGAAAGAGCAGGAATGCGCTCAGGAAAATCGTCGCCGCATATACCATCATGCAAAGAGCTTAGGATAACGTAAACGCGGGTGGAGGCGAATGAAGGGGAGTTAAGCCGCAGGCAATTCAATCGGTTTGAATTATTTCGAGCGCGTTCCGATGTGGCGAGTCCGTGGGCATCAGGCCCCGCATCCGTCTGTCAAAGGTCACGAGGCGAGCTCGGTTGCGAATCGCCAGGTCGAGAAGGATCGCGTCGGCGATCTGTTGGTGTCCCGAGACTCTTTCCTGTATCTCCGGCAACATTTCGGTCAATCCGGTTAGTTGAGGAAAGAAGTGGTGGAACGGATCGCGGCAGTGGTCGTTAAGCGCTTCGACGGCCTGCGCCACACTCACGCGCGAACCCACGATCGGCGGTTGAACAGATAGGCGCACGAACGCTGCCTGCGTTAACGGGCACGTGGCCCAGCCGTTCTGCCGATTGCTCGCGAACCACTTGCGGGCCGCCGGGTTGTGAATGTGTTCCGTCCACGACAGTGCGATCAGCATGTTCACATCGAGAAGCGCGATGCTCACAGTTTCCGGAAGTACTTGGCGTAGGCCAGGTCGTCCTCATCCAGTGCACGCTGGACATCCACAGGATCAATTTTCTTGGCCAGAGGGACGTCGAACATCAGCCAGCCGGTTTCCGGGTCCCTACACGTGGTGACGGGGGTGTTGATACCTTTTCTTGCCAAATCGGAAAGCGCCTCTCCTACTGATACTTGATGCGTAAGCGCCATGGATTTAGCAACTTTCAGGACGTCTTCGTCGATATTCAGCGTGGTTCGCATCGTGATGATATGATGGCACAGTGATGTCTTGATGTCAACAGCATCGCTACCAGGTTAAGGCATGAATCCTTACGGCAACTTCTCCTTCAGCATCCGGTTCACCGTCGCCGGATCAGCTTGGCCACGGCTGGCTTTCATCGCTTGACCCACCAGGAAGCCGACGACCTGCTGCTTGCCGCTCTTGTATTGCTCGACCTGCTTGGGGTTGGCGGCGATTACCTCGTCGATGATCTTGCCGAGCGCGCCCTCGTCGCTGATGGATTCCAGGCCCTCGCGCTTCATGATGGCTTCGGGATCGTCTCCGGTCCCGGCCATCTTGGGGAAAATGTCCTTGGCGAGTTTGCCGTTGATTTTGCCCGAGCCGATGAGCGCGATCAGTTTGCCCAGTTGCTCGGCGGAAACCGGCGAGTCCTCGATTTCCCTGCCCTCCTGCTTCAGGAGAGCCGAGAGATCGCCCATCACCCAGTTGGCGGCGGCGCGGGCATCGCCACTCGCGGTCACCACTTTCTCGAAGTACTCGCTCATCGGGCGCGTGGCGGTGAGCACGCCGGCGTCGTACTCGCGGAGGCCGTGGTCCTGAATGAAACGCCGTCGCCGCGAAGCCGGCAGCTCCGGCATTCTCGCGCGCACGCGTTCGCGCCACTCGTCACTGATGCGCAGAGGGACCAGGTCGGGCTCCGGGAAATAGCGGTAGTCATGCGCGTGTTCCTTGCTGCGCATGCTGATGGTTTCGTCGAGATCGGCGTTGTAGAGGCGGGTCTCCTGGACCACGCGCCCGCCGCTCTCGATCAAAGCAACTTGGCGGGCGATTTCGTAGTCGAGCGCCATCTTCAGAAACTTGAAAGAGTTCAGGTTCTTGACCTCGGCCTTGGTGCCGAACTGAGGCGCGCCCTTCAGGCGCACGCTGACGTTGGCGTCGCAACGCAGGTGGCCTTTCTCCATGTCGCAGGTGGAGACGTTCAGGTACTGCATCACCTGCTTGATTTCGGTCAAATACGCGTGCGCTTCATCGGAGGTGCGGATTTCGGGCTCGCTGACGATTTCGATGAGCGGCGTGCCGCTGCGGTTGAGGTCGACGTAGGTGTAGCGGTCGGAATCCTTGAAGCCGTCATGGATGCTCTTGCCGGCGTCGTCTTCCATGTGAACGCGCGTTACACCGATGCGCTTGGTCTCGCCGGCCACGTTGATTTCGACGAAACCGTGCTCGGCCAGAGGCTGATCGTATTGCGAGATCTGGTAACCCTTGGGCAGGTCCGGATAGAAATAGTTTTTGCGCGCGAAAATAGACTTCGGATTGACCGTGCAGTTCAGCGCCAGCGAGGCCTCGATGGCCAGTTTGACCGACTGACGGTTGAGAACCGGAAGCGCCCCGGGGAGTCCGAGGCACACGGGGCACACGTTGCTGTTGGGCGCGGCGCCAAAGCTCGTGGGGCAGCCGCAAAAAATCTTGGTGTGCGTGGCGAGCTGGACGTGAACTTCCAGGCCGATCACCGGCTCGTACTTGGCGATCATCTCCGGCGTCGCCAGCGTTTCCGCGTAAGGCATGCCGGTTACCTCTTCACCAATTTGCGGACGTTGGTGCCGGTCACTTCGCCGAGGTAGATGGCGCCTTTGGAATCCACGGTGACCGCGGTGGCATTGTTCAGCCCTTCGATTTTCTCGATGATCTTGCCGTCTTTCAGGTTGGCGATGTACAAGCAATTGTTTTTGGTGCCGTCCACGGCATAAAACTTGTTGCCCTTGATGAACACGCCCCAGGGTGTGCCGAAGTTGGTCCACTGCTTGATGAACTTGCCGTTCTGGTCGAAAATCTGGATGCGGTCGTTGGAGCGGTCACCGACATAGATGAGACCCTTGGAGTCAATGGCAATGCTGTGCGGCTGATCGAACTGGCCCGGCTCTTTTCCTTTTCCGCCCCACCACTTGATGAATTTGCCATCCTTGTCGAATTTCACAACGCGCGTGTTGGGGCCTTCGCCGTCGGCGATAAAGAAATCGCCGTTCTTGGCCACGGTCACGTCGGCCATGCCATTGAAGGTGTCCTGCGAAGTGTTGTCGCCCTTCACGCCCTTCTTGCCGATGGTCAGCAGGAGCTTTCCCTCGGGAGTGAACTTGAAAGCCTGCATGTCGCCGCGGTCGGTGAGCCAAATGTCGCCGAAACGATCGACGCGCAGGAAGTGCGTCTGCCCGAATTTGATATCGCCGCCCCAGGAACGCAGGAATTTCCCGTTGCGGTCAAACACCACGACCGGCATAGCCGGGTTGCGCTGGAAGACGTAGACGTTGTCGTGGGAGTCGACTTCGACGCCCGTGGCGGCTCCCCACTTGGTCATCCCCTGCGGGAACTGGGCCCAGTTTTCGACGGTTTGGTAATGGCTTTCGGCGGCGGCGAGTGTGGCCGCAATGAATAGGCCCAGCGCGGCGCACTTCAATATACGGTTGATCATTCTGCGGACCATCTTAGCAAACGGCCCGCGGAAGGCTTCTCCGTCTACTACTTTCCGCCGCCGCCCGCGCTGGCCAAGTAATACGCCGGCAGCGTGGGCTTGGTGTCACGCAGGATCTCGAGAATCGCCGTGCGGTCGGCGGCGGAAAGCTTCGCGTAGCGTGCGCCGGTAGCTTTGCCCGACAGGATGCCATAGAGGCGGCGATAGAGCGCGTCCTTGGCCGCGGCCGGCAGGTTGTCGAAGGCTTCGCTGTAGATGAAATAGCTCATCGGATAGCGGAACATCCGGGTCTTCAGATCGAAATCGCGAACCGAGCGGCCCTTTTTGTCGCGCGGCCCGCGCTCGGGAAAGGTCTTGGTAAAGGTCGAAATACCCGTGATCGGATACTTGATGCGGGCTTCGTCGGCAAACAACATGTAGGCCGCGACTTCCTCCACCAGAAACTTGAAGCGGTCCTGGAACTGAGCCATCTTGTTGTCGGCGGCAGCCAGACGCGTCTCCCATCCCAACCGGATCAGCAGGTCCGTCATGCGGGTCTGATGTTCGTAGGTCATCAGCGCAACCATGTCGCTGGTGGGCGCCAAATAGAGCGACGTGTCAAACTTCTTTTCCAGGCTGGCGAGGTTGCTATCCCGCTGGTCAAGCACCGTGGGATGCCGCGGGTCAATGGAAATGGCGTTGCCGCGCGTGAGCGTCTGGCCGGCGTTGCCGGTCACGTACCAGCCGCCCCAGCGGTTTTCGATCGGCGTGCGGTGATCGGTGATGTCCTGCGCGCCGCGGAAAGCGGGCGTTCCATCGGCCGAAGTGTAGGAAGATGCGATCAGGAGCCCGGGAATATTCAAGGTGCCGGTGCTGAGATGGCAATTCAGGCACTCCGTGGTCCGGCGCAGAAAACTGGGTTTGTCGTTCTTGCGGACATCCAGCGAATAAAATTGGATCGCTTGATTGCGGTCGAGAGAAACGAACTCCAACACGTCTCCGCGCTGGACCGTGCCGACCGAGACGGAGTCATTGAAGTACAACGCCCGCGGCGTGGCCGGCGAGATGCGAGGCGACTGAAAGCTGGTTTTGGAAAACACCAGCACCTGCGAATCAATATTGACGCCCAGATTCTTTAGGACGCTCGGCAGGTAACCGAACTTGGGATCGAACTCGAGTTTGGCGTGCCCGGACTGCAGCCGCTTTTCCAGCAGTCCCACAGGGTCCGTGCCGGGCGCGGCGTCGTAGTTGATCGTTGCGTGGTCGAACGGAAGATAGGGGTAAGTGGTGTTGTCGTCAGTCTGGCCTAGAAGGCGGAGACATCCAGACAAGATCAAGATCACGTGCGCCAACGGCCTGGTTCGTGTTGTCATAAGCTTCCCAAAAGATGTGCGAGCAATTTAAAGCCCGTTCCGGCTAATCTTTCTAACCTGCTGAACTATAACTGGACAGTATTATCCAGAATTATGGGGACTGGGTCAAGACCCCTCGCAAATGGGGCATAAAACCCAGTTCGGACTGGATTCCCACCCTTTTCACCGCTGGCAAATCTGTTACTATTTGGTCATATGAAGACGCTCTCGCTCCCCGGTGGTATCGGCGCTCGATGATTCCCAGCAGATTCCCTCCCCGCCGGCCGAGAATACGAGAAAACGTCAACGAAGCGATTCGCGCGCGCGAAGTACGAGCGGTGTTTCCGGACGGATCCGTCGAAGTGATGCCCACTCCGGCCGCCGTGCGGAAGGCTCAGGAAATGGGGCTCGATTTGATCCTCATCGCTCCCACCGCTGAACCGCCGGTTGCCAAGGCCATGGATTACGGCCAATGGCAATATGAAAACAAGAAGAAGCAGCACGAGGCCAAGAGAAAGCAGCACATCATTCAGGTGAAGGAGTTGAAGTTCCGCCCCAACACCGATGATCACGATTACGACTTCAAAAGAAACCACGCCATCCGGTTTCTCCAGGAAGGCAATCGTGTGAAGGCGATCGTCCAGTTCCGCGGGCGTGAAATCGCGCACACGGACCTGGGGCGGAAGCTGCTGTTACGGTTCGCCGAAGATTTGTTGCAGTACGGAAGCGTGGAAGGTCAGCCTCGTCTGGAAGGCCGCAACGCTCACGTGATTATTAGCCCGAACAAAGCGGCGCTCCCGGTAAAGGAAAAAGCGGAGAAGCCGAAGGCTCCCCCGGCCCAGCCGGAGTCAAACTAGCCTGCATTTCGCACACGAGATTGCTTACGGAGGAGCAGATCCCAACGTGGAGCGGGCTTGAGCCTGCGACGGGGACTTGAGTCTCCGGTTCGAAGTGTGGTTATACCGCTGCGGAGGCTGAAGCCTCCGTTGCAGGCTCAAGCCCGCTCCACGCTGGGCCCCGGTATGGCTCTTTCTGATCTACCTTGGGACGTTGTGAGAAATGCAGGCTAGTTCCCGGACGGAGCTTCGGGCGCGAACACGTGTTCGGCCATGGCACGCTTGAGAGCCGTCAGGCCTTCCCCCGTCGCGCTGGAGATCTTGAAGAACGGCAGGCCGTGCTTCCTGGCCAGCTTCTGAACGGTTTTGACGCGGGCCGGATCCTGCGCCGCATCGAGCTTGGTTGCCACCACAATCATCGGTTTCTTGGCCAATTCCGCCGAGAAACTGGCCAGCTCACTCAGAATCACCGCGAAGTCGTGCGCGGGGTCGCGCCCGGTGTCGGAGATATCCACCAGATGCGCCAGTAGCCGCGTGCGCTCGACGTGGCGCAGGAATTGGATGCCCAGGCCGTGGCCTTCGTGCGCGCCTTCGATGAGCCCCGGAATATCGGCGACCACAAAGGAGTGGTCATCATCGGCGCTGACCACACCCAGGTTCGGTTCCAGCGTGGTAAACGGATAGTCGGCAATTTTCGGCTTGGCGGCTGAGATCCGCGAAATCAGAGTGGACTTGCCGGCGTTGGGAAAGCCTACGAGGCCCACATCGGCGAGCAGCTTGAGTTCCAGGTGCAGGCGCTTCAGTTCGCCCGGCTTGCCGTCTTCGTGTTCGGTGGGAGCCTGATGCGTGGACGTCGCAAAGCGCGCATTGCCCCGCCCGCCGCGCCCGCCTTGGGCGACGATAAAACGGTCGCCGGGAGTGGTGAAGTCGTGCAGCAGCGCGCCGGTCTCCAAATCGTAGACCACGGTTCCCACCGGCGTGGAGATTTCCTTGGATTCGCCATCGCGACCGGTCTTCGAACTGCCTTCGCCGTGACGGCCACGTTCACCCTTGTGCTCGGGGTTGTAGCGGAAGTTCAGAAGAGTATTATGATGCTGGCTGGCCACCATCACCACGTCGCCGCCGTGTCCGCCGTCACCGCCGCTAGGGCCTCCGCGCGGGACAAACTTCTCCCGGCGAAAAGCCATGCAACCGTTGCCGCCGTCGCCGGCTTTGACCAGGATATTAACTTCGTCTATGAA from Acidobacteriota bacterium includes the following:
- a CDS encoding PIN domain-containing protein; the encoded protein is MSIALLDVNMLIALSWTEHIHNPAARKWFASNRQNGWATCPLTQAAFVRLSVQPPIVGSRVSVAQAVEALNDHCRDPFHHFFPQLTGLTEMLPEIQERVSGHQQIADAILLDLAIRNRARLVTFDRRMRGLMPTDSPHRNALEIIQTD
- a CDS encoding translation initiation factor IF-3 produces the protein MIPSRFPPRRPRIRENVNEAIRAREVRAVFPDGSVEVMPTPAAVRKAQEMGLDLILIAPTAEPPVAKAMDYGQWQYENKKKQHEAKRKQHIIQVKELKFRPNTDDHDYDFKRNHAIRFLQEGNRVKAIVQFRGREIAHTDLGRKLLLRFAEDLLQYGSVEGQPRLEGRNAHVIISPNKAALPVKEKAEKPKAPPAQPESN
- the obgE gene encoding GTPase ObgE, which codes for MFIDEVNILVKAGDGGNGCMAFRREKFVPRGGPSGGDGGHGGDVVMVASQHHNTLLNFRYNPEHKGERGRHGEGSSKTGRDGESKEISTPVGTVVYDLETGALLHDFTTPGDRFIVAQGGRGGRGNARFATSTHQAPTEHEDGKPGELKRLHLELKLLADVGLVGFPNAGKSTLISRISAAKPKIADYPFTTLEPNLGVVSADDDHSFVVADIPGLIEGAHEGHGLGIQFLRHVERTRLLAHLVDISDTGRDPAHDFAVILSELASFSAELAKKPMIVVATKLDAAQDPARVKTVQKLARKHGLPFFKISSATGEGLTALKRAMAEHVFAPEAPSGN
- the gatB gene encoding Asp-tRNA(Asn)/Glu-tRNA(Gln) amidotransferase subunit GatB; translation: MIAKYEPVIGLEVHVQLATHTKIFCGCPTSFGAAPNSNVCPVCLGLPGALPVLNRQSVKLAIEASLALNCTVNPKSIFARKNYFYPDLPKGYQISQYDQPLAEHGFVEINVAGETKRIGVTRVHMEDDAGKSIHDGFKDSDRYTYVDLNRSGTPLIEIVSEPEIRTSDEAHAYLTEIKQVMQYLNVSTCDMEKGHLRCDANVSVRLKGAPQFGTKAEVKNLNSFKFLKMALDYEIARQVALIESGGRVVQETRLYNADLDETISMRSKEHAHDYRYFPEPDLVPLRISDEWRERVRARMPELPASRRRRFIQDHGLREYDAGVLTATRPMSEYFEKVVTASGDARAAANWVMGDLSALLKQEGREIEDSPVSAEQLGKLIALIGSGKINGKLAKDIFPKMAGTGDDPEAIMKREGLESISDEGALGKIIDEVIAANPKQVEQYKSGKQQVVGFLVGQAMKASRGQADPATVNRMLKEKLP
- a CDS encoding antitoxin — its product is MRTTLNIDEDVLKVAKSMALTHQVSVGEALSDLARKGINTPVTTCRDPETGWLMFDVPLAKKIDPVDVQRALDEDDLAYAKYFRKL